The DNA window ATTGAACCTGAAAGGCAATCAGCGTTGCGGCCTGGGGGATGGGCATTAAACTGTAGTCGGGATGAGGCGTCAACACCTTCATCCCTTTGCCATTCTGGACACGAAATGTCAACCCCTAATCGCCGTTAGCGATTACGCACATCTTCAAAAAGAAACTCATGAAATGCCCGCCGTACTGGAATATTACCATAGGTATAGGCTGAACAATCTTTTAGAGAACGAGATTGAGTGACATCTTTATCATTGATACCGATTCCGATTGAATCCCCCAGTGTGGGGGATGAGATCCGACCGAAGGGAGAAGGAAAAGATACGGATTTCGTCCAATTCCCCCATACCCGGAACCCCACCGGATATGGGTACATTTCCCGAAATCCGTATGAGAGGCCTGAAAACGCCAGGCTACGCACAAAGAACCTGAGAGAAATTCCGACCCAGAAAGCTCTTTTTTATGGAATTCCATTTACTCGGGTCACAAAGTTTTGTTGCTCCCGATGTACCCTTATTGATGGCTGGAGATCGCCATGACCAAAGCTAAAATTTTCCAGAGCGGGCGTTCGCAGGCCGTGCGACTCCCCAAAGCATTCCGTTTCGAGGGGCAGGAAGTTTTCATCAAGTGCGTCTCTAACGGTGTGCTGCTGCTTCCGCTGACTGCTGAGGAACAGCGGACATTCTGGGAAGGCTGGTACGCTGGCCTGCCTGAAGTGGATGTGCCATTAGAGCGGGTTGATCGGCCCGTGTATCTCCCCCCTGATAACCTGTAAGCGCCCCGTCAAGCACGCCATTTCCACCCTGTGTAAAAGCGGTGGCGAATCAGGTCTTCTGGTCTGATTTCCCACATGACACCCTGTATTTTCTTCTGTCGATATGGCACGCCGAACCAGTCCGGGGCATGCCAGTCAAGATCAAGGCAGAGTTCCCAGGAATCGCAGACCAGGGCAGTCAGTTCAGTGTCCTGCCAGAAATCACCGCCGTCGCCATACCCACGCTGCTCGCATTTCCGGTCAAAGGCAACGCTGTCTTTTTCAGTCCCAAGGAAAGTAGCATTCAGTGGGGCGTGCCAGAGGTCAAAATCAGACAGCAGCACCCGCGCCGGGTCAACCTCCAGTTCCAGCAGGACACCAGGGGCATAGGGACGGTGTCTTCGCAGGTCAGGCCGCGAAGAGTCAAAGCGGTGCCACACCCACACGGGGAGAGCATCCGGTTTAGGCGGCATGTCCTGCCTAGCCAGTTTCGCAGCCATCCAGTCATAGGCCCGCACGATTTGTACCGAATTATCCAAAAAACCGTCAGCGCGGCACAAATCTGCGTCAGGGCGGTAGGGCTGTCCAGCCAGCAGGAATTCCAGAGCAGTTCGTGGTTGCAACGTATACACCTGCATCAATGCCCTCAGAGTAAAGCCGCCTCACGGAAATAGCTCACGATGCTTACGTTCGCAGGCAAAATGGACGAACCCGCTTCCGATTCGTCTACCAAAGTGGCTGGGAACAGTTCGTCAGACGCTGTGCATGAATGCCTTGATCTGCGATGTGGAGTATCAGTCCGTCAATGCTCCATTCGTTGTTGACCTTGCTACGGTGTGACGGGCAGAGAAACCAGGGTTATTTCATCCATATATTTGTAGGCCTGCACAGTCAGAATGCCGTCCATCCAGCCCATGGAAAGGAGAGGGTGCTGGTCGTTGAGCAGACCATGCTTCTGAGCCTCTTCGGCCAGGGTCAGGTCGGTGGCAACTGGGGGCAGGTGAGAGTTGGGTTGGAT is part of the Deinococcus fonticola genome and encodes:
- a CDS encoding antitoxin, which codes for MTKAKIFQSGRSQAVRLPKAFRFEGQEVFIKCVSNGVLLLPLTAEEQRTFWEGWYAGLPEVDVPLERVDRPVYLPPDNL
- a CDS encoding DUF3841 domain-containing protein yields the protein MQVYTLQPRTALEFLLAGQPYRPDADLCRADGFLDNSVQIVRAYDWMAAKLARQDMPPKPDALPVWVWHRFDSSRPDLRRHRPYAPGVLLELEVDPARVLLSDFDLWHAPLNATFLGTEKDSVAFDRKCEQRGYGDGGDFWQDTELTALVCDSWELCLDLDWHAPDWFGVPYRQKKIQGVMWEIRPEDLIRHRFYTGWKWRA